A part of Mycolicibacterium sp. TUM20985 genomic DNA contains:
- a CDS encoding HAD family hydrolase, translated as MTHRCVVFDLDGVLVMSEHLWEQGWHSVAADRGYSWLPDDTRTCQGKSVPEWARYLGDRTGLDPRTAADDVIGTVAAAYDRGEVPLITGALELVQSAAARVPVALASSAPREIIDRVMTATPIGAYFGATVSSAEVAAGKPAPDVYREAIARLGARSSGSLAVEDSSNGVRAAAAAGLQVLGMEHHQYPIDADAASRTVGIYHALDEVTAVLVRLLDGSAE; from the coding sequence ATGACGCATCGGTGCGTGGTGTTCGACCTCGACGGCGTGCTGGTCATGTCCGAGCACCTGTGGGAGCAGGGATGGCACTCGGTCGCCGCCGACCGCGGTTACTCGTGGCTGCCCGACGACACCAGGACCTGTCAGGGCAAGAGCGTGCCGGAGTGGGCGCGCTATCTCGGCGACCGCACCGGGTTGGACCCGCGAACCGCGGCCGACGACGTCATTGGCACGGTGGCGGCCGCCTACGATCGCGGCGAGGTGCCGCTGATCACCGGCGCCTTGGAACTAGTTCAGTCCGCGGCAGCGAGAGTCCCAGTGGCCCTTGCGTCGTCGGCGCCGCGCGAGATCATCGACCGGGTCATGACCGCCACGCCGATCGGCGCGTACTTCGGCGCAACGGTGTCGAGTGCCGAGGTAGCAGCGGGCAAACCCGCTCCCGATGTCTACCGGGAGGCAATCGCCCGACTGGGTGCGCGCAGTTCGGGCAGCCTGGCGGTCGAGGACTCCAGCAACGGCGTTCGAGCCGCCGCGGCCGCGGGGCTGCAGGTGCTCGGGATGGAACACCACCAATACCCCATCGACGCGGATGCGGCCAGCCGCACCGTGGGGATCTATCACGCTCTCGACGAGGTGACCGCGGTGCTCGTCCGACTGCTCGATGGCAGTGCCGAATGA
- a CDS encoding Ig-like domain-containing protein: protein MFSNATPTVSYKPGENTLQGDGTIVGKVYGFDANGDPLIYSASKPANGTVVIDSAGNFVYTPSFAASSADTTDQFTVTVTEANAASHFHGLMGLFSPGYGSTASVSVTVNRPATAPAQASTKPSPQMSSVPASGDTTAALQAIFDQLKAGDTLTLANRTYQHSVLKIRVAGVTINGNGATLQATNDATSSVQILADNVSVSNLNLTAALTGARYSALEQHKLVIAGRGDTVTNVSINGSAAAGVFVNGASYFTLNQVRVSNTRADGIHITNGANNGTVNNAVVTAAGDDGISMISYEGDGGRIVHDIIVTAPVINGTTWGRGLSVVGGQNISYRNVTVSNTNAAAIYIATEGSPYFTQSVNHVEVIGGTITGANYNSGVVHGAVLVYSGNAKQTINDVTISGVTITSTAPTAQRNVGIVVDAGTVSNVKFTNISLKKTTLTPLITSPNVPKSSYTASGWTLDGKPIIV, encoded by the coding sequence ATGTTCTCCAACGCCACGCCGACCGTGTCCTACAAACCGGGGGAGAACACGCTGCAGGGCGACGGCACGATCGTGGGCAAGGTGTACGGATTCGACGCCAACGGTGACCCGTTGATCTACTCGGCGAGCAAGCCGGCCAATGGCACGGTCGTCATCGACTCGGCGGGCAACTTCGTCTACACCCCGAGCTTCGCGGCCTCGTCGGCCGATACGACCGATCAGTTCACCGTCACCGTCACCGAAGCCAATGCCGCCTCGCACTTCCACGGCCTGATGGGCCTGTTCAGCCCGGGCTACGGCTCGACCGCATCGGTCTCCGTGACCGTCAACCGCCCGGCCACGGCTCCCGCGCAGGCATCGACCAAACCGTCACCGCAAATGTCTTCGGTACCGGCGTCGGGGGACACCACTGCGGCACTGCAGGCGATCTTCGATCAGCTGAAGGCCGGTGACACCCTGACGCTGGCCAATCGCACCTACCAGCACAGCGTGCTGAAGATCCGGGTGGCCGGCGTGACCATCAACGGCAACGGCGCCACCCTGCAAGCCACCAACGATGCCACCTCGTCGGTGCAAATCCTGGCCGACAACGTCTCGGTGTCGAATCTCAATCTCACGGCGGCGCTGACCGGTGCCCGCTACTCCGCGCTCGAGCAGCACAAGCTGGTGATCGCCGGGCGGGGTGACACCGTCACCAACGTCTCCATCAACGGCTCGGCAGCCGCCGGAGTCTTCGTCAACGGTGCGAGCTACTTCACCCTGAACCAGGTGCGGGTGTCGAACACCCGCGCCGATGGCATCCACATCACCAACGGCGCCAACAACGGGACCGTGAACAACGCCGTCGTCACCGCTGCTGGTGACGATGGCATCTCGATGATCTCGTACGAGGGTGACGGGGGCCGGATCGTCCACGACATCATCGTCACTGCGCCCGTCATCAACGGCACCACCTGGGGCCGCGGCCTATCGGTCGTGGGCGGCCAGAACATCTCCTACCGGAACGTCACGGTGTCGAACACCAACGCAGCCGCCATCTACATCGCCACCGAGGGAAGCCCGTACTTCACCCAGTCGGTCAACCACGTCGAGGTCATCGGGGGCACCATCACCGGCGCCAACTACAACAGCGGTGTCGTCCACGGGGCGGTGCTGGTGTACTCCGGCAACGCCAAGCAGACCATCAACGACGTCACCATCTCCGGCGTCACCATCACGTCCACCGCCCCCACGGCTCAACGCAACGTCGGGATCGTGGTCGATGCCGGCACCGTCAGCAATGTGAAGTTCACCAACATCTCGCTGAAGAAGACCACCCTGACGCCGCTGATCACTTCCCCGAACGTGCCCAAGAGCAGTTACACCGCCTCCGGATGGACCCTGGACGGAAAGCCGATCATCGTGTGA
- a CDS encoding 2-keto-4-pentenoate hydratase, whose translation MLSSAARADLAAELAEAERGKVAMTPLTDRYSDVDVVDAYEIQLINIRARVADGARVIGHKVGLSSEAMQKMMGVDEPDYGHLLDDMEVFEDVPVEAGRFLYPRVEVEVGFILADDLPGEGCTEDDVLAATAAFAPSIELIDTRITDWKIKLCDTIADNASSAGWVLGRDRVSPKDIDIRTIDAVLTRNGEVVAEGRSDAVLGNPVTAVAWLARKVDQFGVRLRAGDIVLPGSCTRAIDARPGDDFVADFLGLGSVHLSFE comes from the coding sequence ATGTTGTCGTCTGCAGCACGCGCCGATCTTGCCGCCGAACTCGCCGAGGCCGAGCGCGGCAAGGTCGCGATGACGCCGTTGACCGACCGGTATTCCGACGTCGACGTGGTCGACGCCTACGAGATCCAGTTGATCAACATCCGGGCGCGGGTGGCCGACGGTGCGCGGGTGATCGGGCACAAGGTGGGTCTGTCGTCGGAGGCCATGCAGAAGATGATGGGCGTCGACGAGCCGGATTACGGTCATCTGCTCGACGACATGGAGGTCTTCGAGGACGTCCCCGTCGAGGCTGGCCGATTTCTGTATCCCCGAGTGGAAGTGGAGGTCGGCTTCATTCTTGCCGATGACCTTCCCGGCGAGGGTTGTACCGAGGACGACGTGCTGGCCGCGACGGCGGCCTTCGCGCCGTCGATCGAGCTGATCGACACCAGGATCACCGACTGGAAGATCAAGTTGTGCGACACGATCGCCGACAATGCGTCCTCGGCCGGGTGGGTGCTTGGCCGCGATCGTGTGTCGCCCAAGGACATCGACATTCGCACCATCGACGCGGTGCTGACCCGCAATGGTGAAGTCGTCGCCGAGGGCCGCAGCGATGCGGTGCTCGGCAATCCGGTGACCGCAGTGGCGTGGTTGGCCCGCAAGGTCGACCAGTTCGGGGTGCGCCTGCGAGCCGGTGACATCGTGCTGCCGGGGTCGTGCACACGTGCGATAGATGCTCGTCCCGGTGACGATTTCGTAGCCGACTTCCTTGGTTTAGGTTCAGTCCACCTGTCTTTCGAGTAG
- a CDS encoding RecQ family ATP-dependent DNA helicase: protein MTPTREDAQTILEQLAGPQAVLRDDQWIAIEALVVQRRRALVVQRTGWGKSAVYFIAAKLLRAAGHGPTVIVSPLLALMRNQVQAADRAGVRAATINSSNVTDWDEIHDRVRSGDLDVLLVSPERLNNPDFRDQVLPALAHDAGLVVVDEAHCVSDWGHDFRPDYRRIRTLIAELGTDVPVLATTATANDRVVEDVASQLGVGGRDTLVLRGGLDRESLRLSVVQAGNPAQRAAWLAAQLDSLPGSGIVYTLTVAQAHDVAALLRDQGHAVAAYTGATETAEREQLEADLLANRVKALIATSALGMGFDKPDLGFVVHLGAPSSPIAYYQQVGRAGRSTASAEVVLLPGHEDQDVWRYFSSVAFPSEAMVRNVIDALEPERPQSTPALEPLVDLGRTRLEMVLKVLDVDGAVRRVKGGWIGTGMPWEYDEARYRKLDEARKREQRAMLDYQAIDGCRMTFLRAQLDDPELAEDERCGRCDNCTGNRYDSDVDASSAEDTRQRLMRPGVEISPRKQWPSGLAKLGVKLSGKIADGPAPGRVIGRLTDLGWGARLRRLLEEPDAEVPDDVVGAAVKVLASWDWKTRPTAVLAMDSGRHPLLVASLARELARLGRLTDLGTLQYAPERRPVAAANSAYRVAALQGSWLPPDPAVIGGAGGPVLLVDDMTDTGWTLTMAARVVREAGAPDVLPFALASTS from the coding sequence ATGACGCCAACCCGGGAAGACGCCCAGACGATCCTCGAACAGTTGGCCGGACCGCAGGCAGTTCTACGCGACGACCAATGGATTGCGATCGAGGCGCTCGTCGTGCAGCGCCGTCGAGCGCTCGTCGTGCAACGGACCGGCTGGGGCAAGTCGGCGGTCTACTTCATCGCCGCGAAGCTGCTCCGCGCCGCCGGGCACGGACCGACGGTCATCGTCTCGCCGCTCCTGGCGCTGATGCGAAACCAGGTGCAGGCCGCCGACCGGGCTGGCGTGCGGGCGGCCACCATCAACTCGAGCAACGTCACCGACTGGGACGAGATCCACGATCGCGTCCGCAGCGGTGACCTCGATGTCCTCCTGGTCAGCCCGGAACGCCTCAACAACCCCGACTTTCGTGATCAGGTGCTGCCCGCGCTGGCCCACGACGCCGGCCTCGTCGTCGTGGACGAGGCGCACTGCGTGTCCGACTGGGGGCACGACTTCCGGCCCGACTACCGACGCATCCGCACGCTGATCGCCGAGCTGGGCACCGACGTTCCCGTGCTCGCCACCACTGCGACCGCCAACGACCGCGTCGTCGAGGACGTCGCGAGCCAGCTGGGCGTGGGCGGCCGCGACACCCTGGTCCTTCGCGGCGGGCTGGACCGCGAGTCGCTGCGACTCTCTGTGGTCCAGGCGGGCAACCCCGCCCAGCGCGCGGCTTGGCTTGCCGCACAACTCGATTCACTGCCAGGGTCGGGCATCGTCTATACGTTGACCGTGGCGCAGGCACACGACGTCGCGGCGCTCCTCCGCGATCAGGGCCACGCCGTCGCGGCCTATACCGGAGCCACCGAGACCGCTGAACGCGAGCAACTGGAGGCCGACCTCCTGGCCAACCGCGTCAAGGCGCTGATCGCCACCTCGGCGCTGGGCATGGGCTTCGACAAGCCCGATCTCGGCTTCGTGGTGCATCTCGGTGCCCCGTCGTCGCCGATCGCGTACTACCAGCAGGTTGGGCGTGCCGGTCGTTCGACGGCCAGCGCCGAGGTGGTGCTGCTCCCCGGCCACGAGGATCAGGACGTCTGGCGCTACTTCTCGTCCGTCGCCTTCCCGTCGGAAGCCATGGTGCGCAACGTGATCGACGCGTTGGAGCCCGAGCGCCCGCAGTCCACGCCCGCGCTCGAACCGCTGGTCGACCTTGGCCGGACGCGTTTGGAGATGGTGCTGAAGGTGCTCGACGTCGACGGGGCGGTGCGCCGCGTCAAGGGTGGCTGGATCGGCACCGGGATGCCATGGGAGTACGACGAGGCCCGCTATCGCAAGCTCGACGAAGCCCGCAAGCGCGAGCAGCGGGCCATGCTCGACTACCAGGCGATCGACGGATGCCGGATGACCTTCCTTCGGGCGCAGCTCGACGATCCGGAACTCGCGGAGGATGAGCGCTGCGGCCGGTGCGACAACTGCACCGGAAATCGCTACGACTCCGACGTCGACGCGTCGTCGGCCGAGGACACCCGGCAACGGCTCATGCGGCCCGGTGTGGAGATCTCGCCGCGCAAGCAGTGGCCGTCCGGCCTGGCCAAGCTCGGTGTGAAGCTCAGCGGCAAGATCGCCGACGGTCCGGCACCGGGACGCGTGATCGGCAGGCTCACCGACCTGGGGTGGGGAGCCCGGCTGCGGCGCCTGCTCGAGGAACCAGACGCTGAGGTGCCCGATGACGTCGTCGGTGCAGCCGTCAAGGTGTTGGCGTCATGGGACTGGAAGACCAGGCCCACCGCGGTGTTGGCGATGGACTCCGGACGGCACCCGCTGTTGGTCGCCTCGTTGGCCCGCGAGCTGGCCAGGCTCGGCCGGCTCACCGACCTGGGCACCCTGCAATACGCACCGGAACGTCGTCCGGTCGCGGCGGCCAACTCGGCCTACCGCGTTGCCGCCCTGCAGGGATCGTGGCTACCACCCGACCCTGCCGTCATCGGCGGGGCGGGCGGGCCGGTCCTGCTGGTCGACGACATGACCGACACCGGCTGGACGTTGACGATGGCCGCGCGCGTCGTGCGGGAGGCCGGGGCGCCGGATGTCCTGCCCTTCGCGCTTGCCAGCACCAGCTGA
- the hisC gene encoding histidinol-phosphate transaminase: MSDIVDGYVKKGFRDAAPYNAEHHDFAWQHRQLARMMSNECPIPPSEGVRAAVRRAFDIGHLYPYSGKDLVAALARYNSVAPESIVLGNGSTEVLDVLVRLLVGPGDETIIASPTYAFFESQTRINGGVPRSVPLTPKTWELDVDAMLAAVTDRTTIIFLCSPNNPTGKGWSTAQLIRLLDTGIPVVVDQAYLECGYAESFAPLIASHPNLIIARTMSKGFGLAALRVGYLIGDPELIDIVTRVRIPFSISLMGIWGCLQALDEPHELERRRAFISSEADRLHAAMQRMDGVESYPSDGNFVLADISASGRSVSVVVDALLAEDILIRAMGAHGLKGSHVRVTVGTVEQNDRYLQLLQQLLAPVGHDV, from the coding sequence ATGAGCGACATCGTCGACGGCTACGTGAAGAAGGGCTTTCGCGATGCGGCGCCCTACAACGCCGAACACCACGACTTCGCCTGGCAGCATCGGCAACTCGCGCGCATGATGTCCAACGAGTGCCCGATACCACCGTCCGAGGGGGTTCGCGCAGCGGTTCGCAGGGCCTTCGACATCGGCCATCTGTACCCCTACTCGGGCAAGGATCTAGTGGCGGCACTGGCGCGATACAACTCGGTTGCCCCCGAATCGATCGTGCTGGGCAACGGGTCCACCGAAGTGCTCGACGTTCTGGTGCGATTGCTGGTGGGTCCCGGCGACGAGACCATCATCGCGTCGCCGACATACGCGTTCTTCGAGAGTCAGACGCGCATCAACGGCGGCGTGCCGCGGTCGGTGCCGCTGACCCCGAAGACGTGGGAACTCGACGTCGACGCGATGCTGGCCGCGGTCACGGATCGGACGACGATCATCTTCCTGTGCAGCCCCAACAATCCGACCGGAAAAGGTTGGAGCACAGCGCAATTGATTCGCCTGCTGGACACCGGGATACCCGTGGTGGTGGACCAGGCCTACCTGGAGTGCGGTTACGCCGAATCGTTCGCTCCGCTCATCGCATCCCATCCGAACCTGATCATCGCGCGGACCATGTCGAAGGGGTTCGGCTTGGCGGCGCTGCGCGTCGGCTACCTGATCGGCGATCCGGAGCTCATCGACATCGTGACTCGAGTTCGAATCCCGTTCAGCATCAGCCTGATGGGGATCTGGGGCTGCCTGCAGGCTCTGGACGAACCCCACGAACTCGAACGCCGGAGGGCGTTCATCAGCTCGGAGGCCGATCGGCTGCATGCCGCGATGCAACGGATGGACGGTGTCGAGTCGTACCCCTCCGACGGGAACTTCGTCCTGGCCGACATCTCGGCGAGTGGCCGGTCGGTCTCCGTCGTCGTGGATGCCCTTCTGGCGGAGGACATCCTGATTCGTGCCATGGGCGCGCACGGGCTGAAGGGATCCCACGTGCGGGTGACGGTGGGCACCGTGGAACAGAACGACCGCTATCTGCAGCTGCTGCAACAGCTCCTGGCTCCCGTCGGCCATGATGTGTGA
- a CDS encoding serine hydrolase domain-containing protein: protein MAAVAEFPGFADEGFGPVADAFVENFRRGDEMGAACAVYHRGRLVVDLYGGTADAVTGRPWSADTLTIGFSVSKGLMALCGYLAHQRGLLDFDTPVAALWPRFAANGKQDITIREVFAHRAGLMALDVDLTLDDVLAWEPVIRAIEAQRPLWAPGTAFAYHALTFGWLTGEILRRATGRMPGALLAEYLTDDLGVDAWIGLPGALQHRVARMHAPRSRLLRGSYRALPKVLRRIGKAPAVRTVTLGSAFPFSLIDGCAGDFNTPAVHAAQIPAANGILDARALAAIYGAAVSPVLGAPLLTPASLADAVTVRSAGDGWSSALNAPGIRFSTGFLINGIPFRPLLSDSSFGHDGVSGSLGFADADSQTGFGYVNNLIAPRDHRANDLTAALRRCLDR, encoded by the coding sequence ATGGCGGCCGTGGCCGAGTTCCCCGGATTCGCCGACGAGGGTTTCGGTCCCGTCGCCGACGCCTTCGTCGAGAACTTCCGACGGGGCGACGAGATGGGGGCGGCCTGCGCGGTGTACCACCGTGGTCGACTGGTCGTCGACCTGTACGGCGGGACCGCCGACGCCGTCACCGGCAGGCCATGGTCCGCCGACACGCTCACCATCGGTTTCTCGGTCTCCAAGGGGCTGATGGCGCTCTGCGGCTATCTGGCGCACCAGCGCGGACTGCTCGACTTCGACACCCCGGTCGCGGCACTGTGGCCGCGGTTCGCGGCAAACGGCAAGCAGGACATCACTATTCGCGAGGTATTCGCGCACCGGGCCGGGCTGATGGCACTGGACGTCGACCTGACCCTCGATGACGTGCTCGCCTGGGAGCCGGTGATTCGAGCGATCGAAGCCCAGCGACCGCTGTGGGCGCCGGGCACCGCCTTCGCCTATCACGCGCTGACCTTCGGATGGCTCACCGGCGAGATCCTGCGCCGCGCGACGGGGCGAATGCCGGGAGCACTACTCGCCGAGTACCTCACCGATGACCTCGGCGTCGACGCGTGGATCGGGCTGCCCGGCGCGCTGCAGCATCGGGTGGCCCGGATGCATGCACCCCGGTCGCGGCTCCTGCGCGGCAGCTACCGTGCGCTCCCCAAGGTGCTGAGACGCATCGGCAAGGCCCCCGCGGTGCGCACGGTCACCCTGGGTTCGGCCTTCCCGTTCTCGCTGATCGACGGTTGCGCCGGCGACTTCAACACACCCGCCGTGCATGCCGCCCAGATCCCGGCTGCCAACGGCATTCTCGACGCGCGCGCCTTGGCCGCCATCTACGGCGCTGCGGTGTCCCCCGTGCTGGGCGCGCCGCTGCTGACCCCGGCCTCGCTCGCCGATGCCGTCACCGTCCGCTCGGCGGGTGACGGTTGGTCGTCGGCGCTCAACGCGCCGGGGATCCGGTTCTCGACGGGGTTCCTGATCAACGGCATCCCGTTCCGTCCGCTGCTGTCGGATTCGTCGTTCGGGCACGACGGCGTCAGCGGCAGCCTCGGCTTCGCCGACGCCGACAGTCAGACCGGCTTCGGGTACGTCAACAACCTCATCGCCCCGCGCGACCACCGCGCCAATGACCTCACCGCGGCGCTTCGACGTTGCCTCGATCGTTAG
- a CDS encoding xylulokinase produces MTQHFLAFDVGTSGVKVVVVDEDGRLLESAYRPYGLVMVADGGVEQDLGPIIDAALDAARDVIGRVGTAITGISVTAQMFNVVAVDVSGRPLAPMISWLDQRAEGAAAALAKIMPPNEQFKRLHSVVSGKDIVPKISWLRDERPDVYAASAKILDCKEAVVMHLTGVAVTDHAGASAYRLYDQSTRDWNAEACDATGIDVAKLPKVCGGTDVAGYLRPDVTRLLGLTGDVPVYVGVGDVPASQLGSGAIDPGDLHVSLGTAVYFGLVMPEPKIDPRGRLGALAHADPDLWILWLEIATGGAALAWAVRLLGLDDPPPVDYARVEQLVRDSADDMDGLLFAPWLSGERVPVFDDSVRASFVGLSLHHGPGHVLRAVMEGVAFQMRWALEYAMDYGQAVTRIRAVGGGTMGSEWIQIIADILERPLETIDQPQDAAAIGAAACAIVGSGAQSDFSFLTGRATVTRCHVPDAARALDYSERYVHYRRLYEALHPIYHP; encoded by the coding sequence ATGACTCAGCACTTCTTGGCGTTCGACGTCGGAACCAGCGGCGTGAAGGTCGTCGTCGTCGATGAGGACGGCCGGCTGCTGGAAAGCGCTTATCGGCCCTACGGTCTGGTGATGGTCGCCGATGGCGGCGTCGAGCAGGATCTCGGACCGATCATCGACGCGGCGCTCGACGCGGCGCGGGACGTCATCGGCAGAGTGGGAACGGCGATCACGGGCATCAGCGTCACGGCGCAGATGTTCAACGTCGTGGCCGTCGATGTGAGCGGCCGACCACTGGCCCCGATGATCAGCTGGCTGGACCAGCGCGCCGAGGGAGCTGCCGCCGCCCTCGCCAAGATCATGCCGCCCAACGAGCAATTCAAGCGACTCCATTCGGTGGTTTCCGGCAAGGACATCGTCCCGAAGATCTCGTGGCTGCGCGATGAACGGCCCGACGTGTACGCCGCCAGTGCCAAGATCCTGGACTGCAAGGAAGCCGTGGTCATGCACTTGACGGGCGTTGCCGTCACCGATCACGCGGGCGCCTCGGCCTATCGGCTCTACGACCAATCGACACGCGACTGGAATGCCGAGGCCTGTGACGCAACGGGGATCGACGTGGCCAAGCTGCCGAAGGTGTGTGGGGGCACCGACGTGGCGGGCTACCTCCGGCCCGACGTCACGCGACTGCTCGGCCTCACGGGCGACGTGCCGGTCTACGTCGGTGTGGGCGACGTTCCGGCGAGCCAACTCGGTTCGGGTGCAATCGATCCCGGTGATCTCCACGTCAGCCTCGGTACCGCCGTGTACTTCGGGCTCGTGATGCCCGAACCCAAGATCGACCCCCGCGGACGACTGGGTGCGCTGGCTCACGCCGACCCGGACCTTTGGATCCTCTGGCTGGAGATCGCCACCGGAGGTGCCGCCCTGGCGTGGGCCGTCCGGCTGCTCGGCCTCGACGACCCCCCGCCCGTGGACTACGCGCGCGTGGAGCAGTTGGTGCGCGACAGCGCAGACGACATGGACGGCCTGTTGTTCGCCCCCTGGCTCAGCGGCGAACGGGTACCCGTGTTCGACGACTCCGTCCGGGCCTCGTTCGTTGGCCTCAGCCTGCACCATGGTCCCGGCCACGTCTTGCGGGCGGTGATGGAGGGCGTCGCCTTCCAGATGCGGTGGGCGTTGGAGTACGCCATGGACTACGGGCAGGCCGTGACGCGGATCAGAGCAGTGGGTGGCGGGACCATGGGGTCGGAGTGGATACAGATCATCGCCGACATCCTGGAACGCCCACTCGAGACCATCGACCAGCCGCAGGATGCCGCGGCGATCGGCGCGGCGGCGTGCGCGATCGTGGGAAGCGGTGCGCAGTCGGACTTTTCATTTCTGACTGGCCGCGCGACGGTGACCCGCTGCCATGTGCCGGACGCGGCGCGCGCGCTGGACTACTCCGAACGCTACGTGCACTACCGCAGGCTGTACGAGGCGCTCCATCCCATCTATCACCCATGA
- the dmpG gene encoding 4-hydroxy-2-oxovalerate aldolase, producing MSDIFFNPIWDVRMTDTSLRDGSHHKRHQFTAEEVGSIVAALDAAGVPVIEVTHGDGLGGSSFNYGFSKTPEQELIKLAAETAKEAKIAFLMLPGVGTKEDIKEAQNNGGSICRIATHCTEADVSIQHFGLARELGLETVGFLMMSHTISPEKLAAQARIMADAGCQCVYVVDSAGALVLEGVADRVAALVAELGEDAQVGFHGHENLGLGVANSVTAVRAGAKQIDGSTRRFGAGAGNAPVEAMIGVFDKIGVKTGIDFFEIADAAEDVVRPAMPAECLLDRNALVMGYLGVYSSFLKHAIRQSERYGVPAHQLLHRAGQRKLIGGQEDQLIDIALEIKREQDAAATT from the coding sequence ATGAGCGACATCTTCTTCAATCCCATCTGGGACGTCCGGATGACGGATACCTCGCTGCGGGACGGGTCGCATCACAAGCGGCATCAGTTCACCGCCGAGGAGGTGGGGTCGATCGTCGCGGCGTTGGATGCGGCGGGGGTGCCGGTCATCGAGGTCACCCACGGTGATGGGTTGGGTGGGTCGTCGTTCAACTACGGCTTCTCCAAGACCCCGGAGCAGGAGTTGATCAAGTTGGCCGCCGAGACGGCCAAGGAAGCCAAGATCGCGTTCCTGATGTTGCCGGGCGTGGGCACCAAGGAGGACATCAAGGAGGCACAGAACAACGGCGGCTCGATCTGCCGCATCGCCACTCACTGCACCGAGGCCGACGTCTCCATCCAGCACTTCGGACTGGCCCGCGAACTCGGCCTGGAGACCGTGGGCTTCCTGATGATGAGCCACACCATCAGTCCGGAGAAGCTGGCTGCTCAGGCCCGGATCATGGCCGATGCGGGGTGTCAGTGCGTGTACGTGGTGGATTCGGCGGGAGCGTTGGTGCTCGAGGGGGTGGCTGACCGGGTCGCGGCGTTGGTCGCCGAGCTCGGTGAGGATGCGCAGGTCGGGTTCCACGGGCACGAGAACCTCGGCCTCGGCGTGGCCAATTCGGTGACCGCGGTGCGGGCTGGCGCAAAGCAGATCGATGGCAGCACCCGGCGTTTCGGTGCGGGTGCGGGCAACGCGCCAGTGGAGGCGATGATCGGGGTGTTCGACAAGATCGGCGTGAAGACGGGAATCGACTTCTTCGAGATCGCCGACGCCGCCGAGGACGTGGTGCGGCCCGCGATGCCTGCGGAGTGTCTGCTGGACCGCAACGCGTTGGTGATGGGCTATTTGGGGGTGTATTCCAGTTTCCTCAAGCACGCCATCCGGCAGTCGGAGCGTTACGGGGTGCCGGCGCATCAGTTGTTGCACCGGGCCGGGCAGCGCAAGCTGATCGGTGGTCAGGAAGATCAACTGATCGACATCGCCCTGGAGATCAAACGCGAACAGGACGCCGCGGCCACCACGTAA
- a CDS encoding acetaldehyde dehydrogenase (acetylating): MPQKATVAIVGSGNISTDLLYKLLRSEWLEPRWMIGIDPASEGLARARTLGLETSHEGVDWLLALDEKPDLVFEATSAYVHRDAAPRYAAAGIRAIDLTPAAVGPGVIPPANLREHLDAPNVNMVTCGGQATIPMVYAVSRVVDVPYAEIVASVSSASAGPGTRANIDEFTKTTSRGVEVIGGAKRGKAIIILNPADPPMIMRDTIFCAIPEDADQEAITASIKEVVAQVQTYVPGYRLLNEPQFDPPSVYSGGHALVTTFVEVEGAGDYLPPYAGNLDIMTAAATKVGEEIAKEVLAATTGGHA, translated from the coding sequence ATGCCGCAGAAGGCGACGGTTGCGATCGTGGGGTCGGGCAACATCAGCACCGACCTGTTGTACAAGTTGCTGCGTTCGGAGTGGTTGGAGCCGCGGTGGATGATCGGCATCGATCCGGCGAGTGAGGGTTTGGCGCGGGCCCGCACGCTGGGTTTGGAGACGTCGCACGAGGGTGTGGACTGGCTGTTGGCGCTCGACGAGAAGCCCGATCTGGTGTTCGAGGCGACCAGTGCCTACGTGCATCGTGATGCGGCGCCGCGGTATGCCGCGGCGGGTATCCGAGCGATCGACCTGACGCCCGCGGCAGTGGGGCCGGGGGTGATTCCGCCGGCGAATCTGCGTGAGCATCTGGATGCGCCGAACGTGAACATGGTGACCTGTGGCGGGCAGGCGACCATTCCGATGGTGTACGCAGTGTCGCGGGTGGTGGACGTGCCGTATGCGGAGATCGTGGCGTCGGTGTCGTCGGCGTCGGCGGGGCCGGGGACGCGGGCCAACATCGACGAGTTCACCAAGACCACCAGCCGGGGTGTCGAGGTGATCGGTGGCGCGAAGCGCGGTAAGGCGATCATCATCTTGAATCCGGCGGATCCGCCGATGATCATGCGCGACACCATCTTCTGCGCGATTCCAGAGGACGCCGATCAGGAGGCGATCACCGCGTCGATCAAGGAGGTGGTGGCGCAGGTGCAGACCTACGTGCCCGGGTACCGGTTGCTCAACGAGCCGCAGTTCGATCCACCGTCGGTGTACTCGGGTGGGCACGCGTTGGTGACGACGTTCGTCGAGGTCGAGGGTGCGGGGGACTACCTGCCGCCGTATGCGGGGAATTTGGACATCATGACCGCCGCGGCGACGAAGGTCGGCGAGGAGATCGCCAAGGAAGTACTCGCCGCCACGACCGGAGGGCACGCATGA